The genomic segment TTATAGTTGTGGGCAGAGGCCTGTAATTGCTTTAAGTAGAAGGAAAGAAAAGGTAGGACTCGGCCTGCCTCCGGGTTTTGGGGTCACATCACACGCACCCACTCCCACTTTTGTACTAAATGATAACGCAATTAACGTGCCTGTTTCGACGTGCCTGACTGGAGATGGCGACTAAGCGACGGGTGATTGCGCTCAAAGGAGATGGGGGAGTGCTGGTGTTTCTTGCTGTGACATGTGGCTTGAaaatgaggggggaaaaatggtGAAAAACAACTTCCAACCCGTCTGCTGCGCTTTTCCTTGGGGCCAAAAATAGACGAGGCACTGCCACGTCATGTGGGCCTCGGTGCTTTCGCTGGACTCACACACGCTTCCAGGCACTCGCATGCACGGTCGCATACAGGCTCAAACTCAAGTCAGAAAAACCTAAGGCACCTCTGGCTATCCAGGGGAAGCTCAGCAAGGTTttattgagggaaaaaaaaggtacaaaaataaatatggatAAAACAAGAAGGAGTACAATCTCCATTTAGGAcacttttaaaggcaaaaagtaaaaaatcaaTGTTGTGAGCATCGGGTCATCAACAAAAGCCACAGTCCATCATTGTTTTTAGACCGTATAGTCCAGTCTTCGGACATGTGTGTCTACACCTCGTCTTCATTTAGCAGCATGTTAGGGATCCCTTTGGAGATGGGAAACTGTCGTCCAGATTCGGGACACTCCAGGCAGCCTTCAATCACCTCAACCTAAAACAGCATGAGAGTCACTATCGCCGCTGGAGGGAGCCAAAGCTCAAATATGCCAGTAACAATATAAGGGAACTGGACTTTCGGTGCAACGGGGTCAACATAAACAAGATTTTATATCAACACCAACCAATAATATAGTCATAGCAAACAGCTACATACCTCCAAGAGAACCCGGTGCACCTTCTTGAGGAACTCTTCATTGCTCTCAAAGTCTGTCACCAGTTCTCCGGGCAAGTCTTGCCGCTGACCCAACTATGAAGGCAGGAATGAACACAAATAAGGTGCATTGCTCTCATTGGAAATGTCAAGGGCTTGATTTGCAGGCACCTCATCCGCTGCTTGCAGCAGAGCGCTCCACTCCAGCTTGGGGATCATGCGGCTAACGAACTGAGGGTTAAAGTCCACCTCATTTACTTTCACTTCAGTTGCCTGCAATTGgatatttaattcaaagaaaataaatatttgattcaAAATATTGATTCAATGCATATTGTGCTGTTCCTTGTCTGATTTTAACCTTGGCCGCCAGtataatacatacatgtatacttgCATACACATACTACTAGGTAGTATGTAGTACTACTATGAATTCTTGTTCTTTTATTGGGCATGACTTGGTCTGTGGAAGAGATCTCTCATTCCCAACCCCGGTAATATCGtcaaaataaagtttaaatAACCAAACTATGGCCAACGCTAAGAAATGTTCGCACAAAATAACACATGGAAACGTATGGTATATAATGCACGCATTATTAATTCGCTATTTTCTCATCCAAATGAGTTATTTGAAAATGTAGATCGTCGTCAGTTTGGATTCAAGTACATGATTTGATCAAAAAGTGAGATTATGCCATTTTCTGTTCGTATTTACCTTAATGAGCAGCGGATATCCTTTGGTAACACCCTTCACGTGAGATGTCAGCATATTGTGCGTAAGAAGCTTCATGTTTACGTTAGCTAACTATGAATTTATGGTAATAGCGTAATAATAAACAACGATATAGTGTCTATTTGTCACGGTTAAGCGTCAAACATGCGGAGGGGAAGTTGCGTCGCTTAAATAATTCCCAGAAACGTTTGTTCAAATCAAGGGTTCCgcattgaaaacaaatgaatagtaAATGTACAAcaatctcaaaaatatattccaatTAAATACATAAGTATTTTATGTCGTGTACCAACAACATATTATTTTaaacaagtattttttatttcatatactCATTGTTTTGTACTATACACAGAGCATTCATACAGTTGATGATATAATAGTAGCAATTACAAGCCAGGCAGCTCACAAACATGCATCAGTCGCGCACACAAGCATACACTTGTTTGTCACACTTTCCATCATAACCACACACATCTATAAACTCaggtacatataaaacataaaaatgtaaaagtcccccccccccccccccccccc from the Stigmatopora nigra isolate UIUO_SnigA chromosome 14, RoL_Snig_1.1, whole genome shotgun sequence genome contains:
- the trmt112 gene encoding multifunctional methyltransferase subunit TRM112-like protein codes for the protein MKLLTHNMLTSHVKGVTKGYPLLIKATEVKVNEVDFNPQFVSRMIPKLEWSALLQAADELGQRQDLPGELVTDFESNEEFLKKVHRVLLEVEVIEGCLECPESGRQFPISKGIPNMLLNEDEV